The genomic window aattacaattgtaatagtaatttttcacatgattaatgacctgactatacattatgatcagttgaatgccactttagtgaataaaagtaccaatttctttccataagagcaatatctgtacattattccaccagtgtgtgtgtgtgtgtgtgtgtgtgtgtgtgtgtatacactcacctaaaggattattaggaacaccatactaatactgtgtttgaccccctttcgccttcagaactgccttaattctacgtggcattgattcaacaaggtgctgaaagcaatctttagaaatgttggcccatattgataggatagcatcttgcagttgatggagatttgtgggatgcacatccagggcacgaagctcccgttccaccacatcccaaagatgctctattgggttgagatctggtgactgtgggggccattttagtacagtgaactcattgtcatgttcaagaaaccaatttgaaattattcgagctttctgacatggtgcattatcctgctggaagtagccatcagaggatggctacatggtggccataaagggatggacatggtcagaaacaatgctcaggtaggccgtggcatttaaacgatgcccaattggcactaaggggcctaaagcgtgccaagaaaacatcccccacaccattacaccactaccaccaccagcctgcacaggggtaacaaggcatgatggatccatgttctcattctgtttacgccaaattctgactctaccatctgaatgtctcaacagaaatcgagactcatcagaccaggcaacatttttccagtcttcaactgtccaattttggtgagctcttgcaaattgtagcctctttttcttatttgtactagagatgagtggtacccggtggggtcttctgctgttgtagcccatccgcctcaaggttgtgcgtgttgtggcttcacaaatgctttgctgcatacctcggttgtaacgagtggttatttcaggcaaagttgctcttctatcagcttgaatcagtcggcccattcttctctgacctctagcatcaacaaggcattttcgcccacaggactgccgcatactggatgtttttcccttttcacaccattcattgtaaaccctagaaatggttgtgcgtgaaaatcccagtaactgagcagattgtgaaatactcagaccggcccgtctggcaccaacaaccatgccatgctcaaaattgcttaaatcacctttctttcccattctcacattcagtttggagttcaggagattgtcttgaccaggaccacacccctaaatgcattgaagcaactgccatgtgattggttgattagataattgcattaatgagaaattgaacaggtgttcctaataatcctttaggtgagtgtagatataGTGTGTATTATAAGTgtatataaagtgtatatttCAGGTACTTATTCcaggttaagctcagtcgacagcatgtggcataatattgattaccacaacaaaaaatttcaactcctccctccttttctttaaaaaaaaaaaagcaaaaactcgagtttacagtgagacacagtgaatgtgggctaatttttggagggtttaaaaagcagaaatgtgatacttataatttaataaaagcacacattaattcttctgttaaaactcatgtattatttgagctgtaaagttgcttaaataatcgttttacagttgttttaggtgTTTAGGGTTTATGactttacatcatcatggcagcaaagttgtaaaattagatataactttacacaacaaaggtaagaaagacattttatcacacttaaatcatgttaaaataatataatgtttacatattgtatcgtggctatccttttgaaaccccattgacttccattgtaagtgcttaactgtaacacagatttttgcataTTCTAATGAAAAGGAGTGAcatgtctaaataaatgtttgtggtaatcaacagtatgccacaaatgctgtcgattaagcttaaattgttttgaacacagaataatcctttaaagggatagttcacccaaaaatgacaaatctctcataatttactcgccatcATGCAATTccagatatgtttgactttctgaacacaaacaaagatttttagaagaatatttcagttctgttggtccacacaatgcaagtgaatggtggccagaactttgaaggtccaaaaagcccataaaagcagcaaaaaaacaaacaaacaaaaaatccataagactccagtgattaaatccatatcttaagaagcaATACATTTGGTGTTGCTGAGAAACAGTAGTGATGTGACGTTCGACACCGAAGCTTTGAAGCTCCGAATTAAAGCACTGTATCAAAGCTTGATTCGCTTTGGCCAAAACTACGTGATCAGTGATGTCCGAAGCTTCATTCGGCTAAAAACCACGTGACTGATTCGGTATCTGGTATAAAAGCAGCGCAAACCACAATACAAATTTCAACCTAATACAGTCACATAAACACACTCCCCTGTTAATAAAGTTTGACTGCCAGATGCCACAATCATATTTTACCCAGTCTACACATtcagttatttattttcatttatgcattaattATGAATTTACTCTCATAtgctgtatttttatgttttaacataACATAAGAACTTGGTACCTTATAAATGAAGCCCTTGATTGAGCCTTGAATTACTGGGTTATTTAGTAACACTTAagtgaacaaaacacaaaaaggaCATACTGTATAGCATTGATAATGATTTTTATTGCTTCAGACAAAAGCAAAATTTTGCCATTactaagaaacagataaatatttaagtccttttttactactaatgttcttttgtaagttgcttcggataaaagcatcagccaaattaataaatgtaaaagtaaattctccttcctgcgcagtaggtggcgatatgcacaaagaatgcgaatcgccaaaatcaaaagaagaatgtgaaagtaaaagtggagatttgtaataaaaaagacttaaatattgatttgtttcttatccacacacctatcatattgcttttgaagacatggataaaaccactggagtcatattaattacttgtatgctgcctttatgtgctttatagacctttaaagttctggtcaccattcacttgcattgtatggactacaaACCGgagatattcttcgaaaaatctctgtctgtgttcagcagaagaaagaaagttatacacatctaggatggcatgagggtgagtaaatgatgagagacttttcctttttgggtgaactgtcactttaatgtgATGTCATAAAACTGCTTGAATAATAAATACACAAGACTGTTGTTTAAACTAGATTAACATGAATTATATCATGTCAAATACCCGATTACAAGCTACATTTAGTTTTGTGAAGTACTGCATATAACAAAGTTTATAAAACACTGTCATAAATAGTACCAATGCCAAACAATACCAATGATTTCTGGCTGAAGTTGTCAGGATGAagagatctttgaagctccacatATCTTTTCTGAAGTTTTTGGGTGTCCAAAGAAAATGTTTGTTCACTAAGGAAAAGGAAACATATGCAGCTACATGCATCAAAAAGGACACATGTGCTATTATTAAGTTGCATATTGTTAAAGAAACACATTGATATCTTATAGTTGTTTATGTGTGCACTGTGTAAATAATTATCTAAGATCATGACCACCATACCACCTAATGCACAAGATGTTATGGCACAAGTTATGTCAGATAAGAAGTATTAATAACCAAGAGAAGGGAGTATAAACGACCACAAGTCAGACTCACCAGTTCATGATGTCAAAATAATTCGTATTGTCATCATCCGGAGGTTGGATCACTTTACAGGATGAACAGAAGAATAATTCTACAGGAGATCCACATTTCCAACAGAGTCTATTGACTGAAACAGTGCAAAAACACTTTGACATCTGACTGTAGTTCAGTGTCAAGTGTCCTTTGGCTGCTGTACGATAAAAAACCTCTTTTATGTCCTTACTGTTAAAGCTGAGAGGTCGTGATGGAGAGACACATGAATGTGAGGTAATGTTAACACCTTGTCCGTTTGATATTAATTTGTTTGCATGTTTATATCGGTGAGAAGTTAATAAAAAGCGCAGTCTGTTCAAAGTTGTCATGCCTATAcagttaaattatttaaaaaatgtgaatgcATTACTTCCTATCGTGAACAACAGGAAATATGTCAAAATAAAGGTTTCTTAAAAGTGAGtcgtattttaaaacaaaaacagtttgtgCTCatgaaatatgtaaatattataaGGGATttagtattatatttatatgtatttatcttcatattttaattgtattatttcattttatttcattgttaaCCGCAAGgtgggaaaaaataataataaaaaataacggTGAAAATAACGGggtttttctctcttccaaaatgtttttttatttctctattaaatgttttttattctctcttcaaaaaaatttttttctctctcttctctttcttgaagagagaaaaaaaacatatttttttgaagagagaaaaaaacgttttaagaagagagaaaaaaattaagacagactcaggaaggaactgagacgcttttatatatatatatatatatgtatatatatataggttttattttttttaattttatttaccgttatttttattttccaccttgcggttcagggcttcagtaattatttattttatttaaaattattttatagcatttcaatttaatatatatatatatatatatatatatatatatatatatatatatatatatatatatatatatatatatatatataatattacattaaatatgtaaacaaaattaaatcataaaatatgtcaATCAGAGTTGTTTTAGAGGTACAGAGAGGTGATTGCAAAATAAGaataatgtaaacataaatatgACTTGTTTTGTTGGTATGTAGTTCGTCATCTGTACTGCATAGCTGTTCTTTCCGAGcacatttgcaaaataaataaataaatacattaagtaaacaaagaaacaaaaccaGAATGCTCCACTAATGTTTAAAATTTTCAGTAtaaggaaataaaaaatattaataaataaattgctgCAATTAAAATGACATGGAGTGGCCCTGCTATGCAAGGACTTTTAATTTGTAAAGTGTAacatgaactacatttcccaatCGCTTCTGATTGGCTGAATCATGTTGTGTGATGTTAATTTTAAACCTTGCTGGAAGTGAGTGGGTTTTCCCGGCAGATTTGATGAGGAGTCCATGCGGTCGGTTATTCCAGTTTTGCAGAGATCACTTAAGACTTTTTGAAAAAGGTATGCAAAAGCAACATAACATCATTTAATGTTCACGAATATGTCCTGATTCTAATACTGTAAGTACATGCATGCATCAGTCAACTTCCTTGGTCGCGGAATTATCCGTAAAGTGCTAAACGAAAGCAAAGTGCAACTCATTTTGCTTGTATTAAGTACAATAAATGTTACAAGCTAATGCGAACTTGACCTCCAAACTACTTGGAATAACTAAAGTGACGTTATCTGTCTAAATCTAAATATACAAGTATTCGTCAATTTACTTACTacttcagtttgttttcttttaagCTGTTTATTTCCTCAAAATCATGAGaataaaaaacactaaaattctAAATGACAATGCAACTTCTAAAATATGcacttaaaaacaatatatatatatatatatatatatatatatatatatatatatatatatatatatatatatatatataatgtttattaatgaaAGTATCATTAATGTCTTGAATTTTACGTTTTTGGGTTAattgcatgtgtatgtgtataatgCCTAATATTTAActtgttacttttaaaaagtagtaGGCAGTACCTCATAGTATACAGTAGGCAAGCAAGTATTTCATTCCTAACATAGCCATTTGATAAAGTCAGTGTTTTAATAATACTCAACATGTGTATTGTGGTCCGTTGTTTATTGTCCATATTTTGCATTGCTAACTCCCCAGAGTAAGATAACATGTCTGAGGAACCTGGACCAAGTGGCCAATCCCATTCCCAGAGTCAATCCCAGTCCCAATCCCAGTCCCAAACCCAGTCCCAGCCCGGATCAAGTTCATCATCCGCCCCAACATCGTCTAGTCAGGGCTCTTCTTCTGGCTCAGGGACCCTGAGTTCTGTGGATACGGTCCCTGTCCAAGAACTGCAACCTATTCCGGAGGACGAGGAGGACCCCCAACCTCAGGTGTGGGGCTGCATCATTCCCTTGGTGCAGGGCTTCAGTGTTTTGAGTTAAGTGTATTGTCCACCTCGATGGATGAATCTGAATTGGCTTTGTTTACACACCACATACAGTAAATCTGATGTGGTTTTGGATCTGGCTGATCACACTGTCACGTTGTAAGAGATGGATCCATTTGTTCTGACAGTGTAGATAATATCCGGTGTATCTACATCGGTTGTTTTAGTAATGATGTAAATGTCAGCTTGATGCCATGAGACTTTCTCATACAACTACTGAAAGTGTTTTCAGTGACTCATTCAATCATTCCATGTATTCAATACATAGTGAATGTCACAGTTATTGTTATTGGTCACAGTTCATTATGAGGAATTGCACATTATGAGTGAAAATAAGTTTACCCGGACAACTATATCGCATTTTATATGTCCCAAGtgacaaaaaacacttgaaaTCCGAACTGACAATTTGAGATGAGACTCATTCCAAGAAATCAGATTGGGTTTCAAACCACAGATGGATCTGGTGTCAGTCTGGTTTGTAACGATTGGATTTAAGTTATTTTAGATTTTTGATCAGACATCtgatttacttttaaaaaaatgtttccaTGCATGATTTGAGCAGATGCAAATTTCAAGTTTTCCATACTCTCTTTCCACACTAAAGCAACAATTGTGGTTGCAATGAAGCTCTTATAACGCAAGTACACGGGGCAAagcaataaacattcaaatacacaaagtttcagaagtacagccacaagaaTTTCTTAAAGGTGAATATGTAACTTCTGTGCCACCAAATGGAatcgcaaaaataaacattgttttcaaaacggCTTTCTGAAAACGCcccttgatataaaaaaaaaaaaaaaaaaaggtagtcCCACCCCCAGCTTGGGGGCATGTCATTGGTAgagtcagtgttgttgtgttGTCTTTTCCTGGTTGTTCATCTTCATTCTGTATGTACAGTGAAATAGTTAATCAAATATTTTCCTCTTATTGGTGGACCCTTTTCTCTGCCTTTAGCAATTCGGATAGgtgtttgaatttatttatttatttatttatttatttttttttttatgcatttggcagatgcttttatccaaagccacttacagtgcacttattacagagacaatccctccagagcaacctggagttaagtgccttgctcaaggacaaaatggtgccttgctcaaggacaaaatggtgccttgctcaaggacaaaatggtgccttgctcaaggacaaaatggtttCTGGTGTGGTGcacagacaaataaaaacaaaacatgaaactgTACCTTAAATCACTTTTTGCATCTGTCCTTATCTATCCCTTAATTTATTTTGATGGTGTAACCACTTATTGACGTTGATTCATAAAACTACTTAATTTAGATTTAGAAACAAGGATAAATAGACAGACGGATCTAATTTGGTAGAGCtttaaactagggatgcaccgctCCGATTATTGAcgatcggtccgacgagcccgatccaaatcagatactgtgtcaagctaaaaaaaaatgacgtaaaagaaccataaaaacaccattaaagcggttcatttgactcgtgcattttattcaaagccacttgaagatgtgctatagctctgtgaatcacgaAAGTCTGTGTTTTAGAAGTAAATAGATAAAATGCATGTGCAGCTCTGGCGcgtcagtgaatggtgctgctcggTTTACACCCACGCCTTCACGTGGTGTGcgatatttgagcactactcgcAAATTTACCTCTCTTTCCGACTCAACTcttgggggcctggatagctcggcgattattgactctgactacaacccctggaggcacgagttcaaatccagggtgagctgagtgaatccagacaagtctcctaagcaaccaaattggcccagttgctagggagggtagagtcacatggggtaacctcctcattgtAGCGATTTAGTGGCTCTCGCTCTGAATTGGTCATGTGGTAAGTTGTACGTGAATgctggagagtagcatgaggctccacatgctgggattctccaaggtgtcatgcacaacgagaatgagatgcgtggattgactgtctcagaagcgaaggtaactgagacttgccctccaccacccggattgaggtgagtaaccgtgccaccatgagaacctagtaagtagtgggaattttgCATTCCAAGTTAACTCATGTTGAAACAGTTGGTATAGTGCGCCTATGTACACTGCATGCACACACCAAGTGCCAATTGTGCGCCCAGTATCTGCGTtgccaaaaatgtaactttttttaaagtattatCGCAAACCCTTGTAATATGCATATTGCGATTAATTCCTTTCGTGCAGCTCTACTTCCTTTCAAAGTGTATTactgtaaatatgatttttgctttttatatattcagattgaGGGACAAATTATTTTCAGTGGTAATCAATACAATGCCACAATTGTCGATAAAAATTGTGATTAAACATTCCTTTTAATGGTGATGGGGTTACTATTATGGTATAACAAGAATgtggctttcttttttttatactttacagATTGTGTTGAAAATCAGTATTCATTTGGACGGGACAGACAATGCGATTACACGTTCAGCAACTCTGTTGTCAAAAAATCTGCACATTTCCACACTTACAgcaaaaaacacttcagaattttTAAGGTAAGATTAATTAATATTCAGGAACTATTCAGTCATCAAATGTGCTTTTACTTCGAggctaattatattttaatttaaatgataaGAAGTAAAGCACAAAAATGCAACTttctttacagtttttttcagctgtaaatgtttgagttcaaatatacacatatttacacTAATACTAATGTGACACTAAAATGTGTGACTTTATGCCTCAGTCTAGGAGTAGAATTCACattagatcagtaaaagaagcagtTAAACCActctgatgatttaaagtaatatatatgccatatataatgttaaatttgtcttgtttacattctgaatttatGGAGTTATTGAGCTAACATGCTAAATGTGGCTATATTATGCACCTATTACACTCTTTTATTGAGATttgtgatgacactgatactactgcaaagattggtgtataaaagagtgttaatgggcaaAATACAGACAAAGAATGATGACAGGCATACCTCACTATGGGCAGATGTGGGAAGGACTTTTGCTGCAGATAGCACATGAGTGAAGCAACTTGTAAAACAAAAGAGTGGaagggcacttgagagtatttgagtagatttgattccttttgtagacttaattaataaaaaataaaacctgcATGATATGGTCTTAGAGAATGTCTCTTAAGCGGACGATCGTACATAAGTAGGTATGTTTGCACCAGGTCGCTTATAACTGCACGCCGgtatgttcatgttgactgatcctAACTGACTGAATAACAAACAGAATTAGCTGCcggcctcaaggtaggtggagctccaggtcacacctaccgatgacttGGACCATTAAGACCGTTTTTAGCAGCCGGAAAGATTTTTTCCCACGCCAAACTGTTACAAAGCACTGAAACCAActaaaaagcacttttttttttttttttaaattgcgtCACACccgttcgttcttcgatttcgtatgaagtatatcGGGACCTTAAGCCTCGGCCtatagttcacagcaatccattttacaattggatagatttattataagtgcTTTTCTAAGGCCGcatcaatgtacacatgcatccAACTGATGCTTTTACAGTGTCTCGCTTTGTGTCGCATCATAAACAGTATTTTTAgctcactgtgtcaagttacacatagtttgaaatgttgaaaaatacgtctcgagatccctgcattcagaaTTGCGCTCCAAGAACgagtcctcatcttgtgctgacGCTAGTATCTAGCTAGTATCTAGCAAGCCTGAGCGTGGTTTGTTTTCTGTACATCTGTACTTTGCCTATACtgcagctggagtttcgcttgctgccccctgctgaaaacaggtggtactccaagcttgaattgctctaatGGTAGAAATATTCCTTATTTTCGTCtgggaacatttttttttacgcattatttttataaaagtaaACACGTTAAAGCAACAGCGCTGATATTAATATGACTCGAGCTGTTTTGCTGTTTTCTTTGCTGTTGTTTCAGGAGGAAAATCTTGTATACATTGAGGACCTCAGCGGAAATGGGACGTGGGTGAACGATGAGAAAATGGGAAAGGGGAAGCAATGGCCGCTCAGTAATAATTCTGTTATTGCACTGGCAGAGAAGAAGCACCAAGGTTAGACTTTTAAGTCATCACAATTAAGATTTAGCAGGAGTTTATGGAATTGTTCAATCAAAAAGGACctttctgtcatcacttactcacccttgttttgttccaaaccagtatgggTGTTTTTCATGGAACTAAAAAGTAGATGCTAAACAGAATGTTCAAGctgttttttttccatacaaagtgTGCAAATGTTGACTAATGGCTGTCAAGCTTAAAATAGACAAACATTGTagggtcatatggactacttgaccaagtcttctaaagccaaacAAAAACTTTGAGAAAAAATATAATCACTTGTCACTCTAATGTATGCTTGTATTGTATCAAAGAGCAGagtgattcttttttttatttttttttatttgtttttgtgtaaatTTTACATCTTGCTtttaggtttagaacaacatgagggtgaacaaatcatataatttttattgttgtGTGAACCACCACTCTGTTTTGTAAGATACCTTTTAGCTCAGACTCTTATTGGTTGTTTGGTTGGTTTTGGGCTGGTTGTTTCATTCGACAGTATTCATGTTCATCGACAAGATGGGTGATGAACAGCCAAACCTCCCTACAGAGTTCAGCAAGAAATACCACATTGCCCGAAAGATTGGAACGTAAGTGATCATGATTTTCAGAAAACTTTAAAATATCATgcactgattttattttttagtaaaataaggtctgtggttaacattacttgaagTGACTTTTAGTAGAGGTAGACAATTCTCTGATGAGGTGATATATCAGTTTTATCGATTAAACGGTTCTAATAGTTGCTTTTTGTAACTATCAGTTCTCAGCAAAAATGTATGCcgatagtttttttgtttttttctttttttttttgttcctctGTTCCTTTTGATAATTAAGTTTGTTAAATTGAagcaagggcatgcaaagaaaattacattgtgtctccatttttataataatgtatAGGCTGTAAAACGTTTAATTTGGgaaattttaaatatcaaaatgtattaatattaaattaaatataaaacattgtaacagagccaagtctccatttca from Xyrauchen texanus isolate HMW12.3.18 chromosome 3, RBS_HiC_50CHRs, whole genome shotgun sequence includes these protein-coding regions:
- the LOC127632195 gene encoding iron-sulfur cluster co-chaperone protein HscB-like — protein: MTTLNRLRFLLTSHRYKHANKLISNGQGVNITSHSCVSPSRPLSFNSKDIKEVFYRTAAKGHLTLNYSQMSKCFCTVSVNRLCWKCGSPVELFFCSSCKVIQPPDDDNTNYFDIMNCEQTFSLDTQKLQKRYVELQRSLHPDNFSQKSLKEREYSERQSALMNKAYRMLQKPLSRAVYMLELKGILLDEGMDATVDPQFLLEVMEVNESLAETQGQDEVNAIGRSVRDKLKDLTKQINSSLNKGDLQTTKDLLTQIKYYTNIEEKVKERLTEG